The Desulfolucanica intricata genome has a window encoding:
- a CDS encoding tetratricopeptide repeat protein produces MKTPQRSDKFIAEQISMLNENPECANAQYNLGVTLMEQGRLEEAIPFFEEAIANSGRMFEGCVNLGYIYFKIGDLERVIEYNKKAVEIEPRYARGYANLGFAYLEAARTEEAIEALEKAIELNPEIAQAWSNLINAYLQNNNIEKAIETGEKLVAFAPGFSLGHNNLAFAYYCNDDYEKAIKHVDIALEQGFQVHPEFLNKLKPYRTK; encoded by the coding sequence ATGAAAACACCACAACGTTCAGACAAATTTATTGCGGAACAAATCAGCATGTTAAATGAAAATCCGGAATGTGCCAATGCACAGTACAATTTAGGGGTTACCCTGATGGAGCAGGGTCGTTTGGAAGAAGCTATACCTTTTTTTGAGGAAGCTATCGCTAACAGCGGCAGGATGTTTGAAGGTTGTGTCAACCTTGGATATATTTATTTTAAAATCGGTGATCTGGAAAGGGTTATAGAATATAATAAAAAGGCTGTTGAAATTGAACCGAGATATGCCCGCGGTTATGCAAATCTAGGATTTGCATATTTAGAAGCGGCCAGAACTGAAGAAGCTATCGAGGCCCTGGAAAAAGCAATTGAATTAAACCCGGAAATCGCCCAAGCCTGGAGCAATTTAATAAATGCTTATCTCCAAAACAATAATATTGAAAAGGCAATTGAGACCGGGGAAAAATTAGTAGCCTTTGCACCCGGGTTTTCCCTTGGACATAATAACCTCGCCTTTGCTTACTACTGTAACGATGATTATGAAAAGGCTATCAAGCATGTTGATATAGCCTTGGAGCAGGGTTTTCAGGTACACCCTGAATTTCTTAATAAACTGAAGCCCTACCGTACAAAATGA
- the dsrB gene encoding dissimilatory-type sulfite reductase subunit beta: MSLSLERLGRYNPEKPLENRLTDMGPRHYWEYFPPVIKNNYGKWAYHDILEPGVMVHVSETGDKVFTVRCGAARFMTVELVREICEIADKHCDGYVRFTTRNNIEFMVDSSDKLEALKKDLASRKFVSGSFKFPIGGTGAGVTNIVHTQGFIHCHTPATDASSMVKSVADELFDYFTGMTLPAKVRVSMACCLNMCGAVHCSDIAMLGYHRKPPIIDHEIISKVCEIPLAITACPVGAISPDKTKDGGKTVKIKGERCMFCGNCYTMCQALPLADKEGDGVTILAGGKISNRISEPKFSKVVVPWLPNNFPRFPEVVETVKKIINAYANDANKYERLGDWAERIGWEKFFEKTGLEFTEHLLDDYRLAYDTWRTSTQFKYTDAAWAVSKAAGGIE; the protein is encoded by the coding sequence ATGTCATTATCCTTAGAAAGACTTGGAAGATACAACCCAGAAAAACCACTGGAAAACAGGCTTACTGACATGGGCCCGAGACACTATTGGGAGTATTTTCCTCCTGTTATAAAGAATAATTATGGAAAATGGGCTTATCATGATATTTTAGAGCCGGGTGTTATGGTGCACGTATCAGAAACCGGAGATAAAGTTTTTACCGTTAGATGCGGTGCTGCTCGTTTTATGACTGTTGAATTAGTTCGGGAAATTTGTGAGATTGCTGACAAGCACTGCGATGGTTATGTTCGCTTCACCACCCGCAACAACATCGAATTTATGGTGGACAGCAGTGATAAATTAGAAGCCCTTAAGAAAGACTTGGCCAGCCGGAAATTTGTTTCCGGAAGCTTCAAGTTCCCTATCGGTGGTACCGGTGCAGGTGTAACCAACATTGTTCATACACAAGGCTTTATCCACTGCCATACCCCTGCCACTGATGCTTCATCAATGGTTAAGTCAGTTGCTGATGAGCTGTTTGATTATTTTACCGGTATGACCCTTCCGGCCAAGGTTCGTGTTTCCATGGCTTGCTGCCTGAACATGTGCGGTGCAGTTCACTGTTCTGACATCGCTATGTTAGGTTATCACCGGAAACCTCCTATTATTGACCATGAAATTATCAGTAAGGTTTGCGAAATTCCGCTTGCTATTACAGCTTGTCCAGTAGGAGCAATTTCACCGGATAAAACCAAAGACGGCGGAAAAACCGTTAAAATTAAAGGTGAACGCTGCATGTTCTGCGGTAACTGCTATACCATGTGTCAGGCTTTACCGCTTGCAGATAAAGAAGGTGACGGTGTAACCATCCTGGCCGGAGGTAAGATTTCCAACAGAATCAGTGAACCCAAATTCTCCAAGGTTGTTGTTCCGTGGTTACCGAACAACTTCCCGAGATTCCCTGAAGTTGTTGAAACTGTTAAAAAGATCATTAACGCCTATGCTAATGATGCCAACAAGTATGAGCGTCTTGGTGACTGGGCTGAGAGAATCGGTTGGGAAAAATTCTTCGAGAAAACCGGCTTAGAATTCACTGAGCACCTGCTTGATGATTATCGCCTTGCTTATGACACCTGGCGGACCAGCACCCAATTTAAATACACTGATGCTGCATGGGCTGTTTCAAAAGCAGCAGGTGGAATTGAGTAG
- the iorA gene encoding indolepyruvate ferredoxin oxidoreductase subunit alpha, producing the protein MKELLSGNEAIARGAYEAGVKVGVGYPGTPSTEVLENFAKYPGIYAQWSPNEKVSLEVGIGASLAGARVLVTMKHVGVNVAADPLFTLAYTGVNGGLVLLTADDPGMHSSQDEQDNRYYARFAKIPMLEPGDSQEAKEMIGLALEISETFDTPVMLRTTTRVAHSKSLVEISDPVKVELKPYQKNAKKYVMVPGNAKLRRLAVEERMKKLAEYSESVSVNFIDRGDRKVGIITSGISYQYVRELLPEASILKLGMTNPLPEKLIKDFASGVEKLFVVEELEPFIEEQLKIWGIEVTGKDLFPAIGEFNTDLIKDKFIAAGLLPAEEAQKEAAAAGEAPVAPGRPPVQCPGCPHRGVFYTLRSLKLVVTGDIGCYTLGAAPPLEAIDTTICMGASIGMALGMEKAVPEMHKKTVAVIGDSTFFHSGITGLVDVVYNQGNSTVIILDNRTTGMTGHQENPGTGRNLLGQEAPAIDIEKLARALGINRVTTVDPLALEELKKVIQEEVAAGEPSVIIAKRPCALLSREKGAAYQVNKEACNGCKKCQRLGCPSLSFLKEEKKAMVDPITCVGCGLCAQVCKFGALTQRGESNA; encoded by the coding sequence ATGAAAGAGCTTTTATCCGGCAATGAAGCAATAGCCCGGGGAGCCTATGAAGCCGGAGTTAAGGTAGGGGTTGGCTATCCCGGCACACCAAGTACTGAAGTACTGGAAAACTTTGCAAAATACCCGGGTATTTATGCCCAGTGGTCACCTAATGAAAAAGTTTCCCTGGAAGTGGGTATCGGTGCCTCCCTGGCCGGGGCGCGGGTACTGGTAACTATGAAGCACGTTGGGGTTAATGTCGCTGCTGACCCGTTATTTACACTGGCTTACACCGGTGTTAACGGTGGACTGGTTTTGCTTACTGCAGATGATCCCGGCATGCACAGCTCACAAGATGAGCAGGACAACCGTTATTACGCGCGGTTTGCCAAAATTCCAATGCTTGAACCCGGTGACAGCCAGGAAGCCAAGGAAATGATTGGCCTGGCTCTGGAAATCAGTGAAACTTTTGACACTCCGGTAATGCTGAGAACTACTACCAGAGTGGCCCACTCTAAGAGCTTAGTTGAAATCAGTGATCCTGTAAAAGTAGAACTTAAGCCGTATCAAAAAAATGCCAAAAAATATGTAATGGTACCGGGCAACGCAAAGCTACGCAGATTGGCCGTTGAAGAAAGAATGAAAAAACTGGCCGAGTATAGTGAAAGCGTATCGGTTAATTTTATCGACCGGGGTGACCGTAAAGTCGGAATAATTACCAGCGGCATCAGCTACCAGTATGTACGTGAGTTGCTGCCGGAGGCCTCCATACTAAAATTGGGGATGACTAATCCATTACCCGAAAAATTAATTAAAGATTTCGCCTCCGGAGTGGAAAAGCTCTTTGTAGTGGAGGAACTGGAACCTTTTATTGAGGAACAATTGAAAATATGGGGTATTGAAGTTACCGGGAAGGACTTGTTCCCGGCCATCGGTGAGTTTAATACTGATTTAATTAAAGATAAATTTATAGCCGCCGGACTGCTTCCGGCTGAAGAGGCCCAAAAAGAAGCTGCCGCTGCCGGCGAGGCACCTGTAGCTCCGGGGCGTCCACCGGTACAATGCCCGGGGTGTCCTCACCGCGGTGTATTTTACACCTTGCGTAGTTTGAAGTTAGTAGTTACCGGTGATATTGGCTGTTATACCCTTGGTGCCGCACCGCCCCTGGAGGCCATTGATACCACAATATGTATGGGTGCCAGTATCGGCATGGCCTTAGGTATGGAAAAAGCGGTTCCCGAAATGCATAAGAAAACAGTTGCTGTAATTGGTGACTCTACTTTCTTCCACTCCGGTATTACCGGGCTGGTGGACGTAGTCTATAATCAGGGGAACAGTACGGTAATTATTCTGGATAACCGTACCACCGGTATGACCGGCCACCAGGAAAATCCCGGCACCGGCCGTAATTTGTTAGGGCAGGAAGCACCGGCCATCGATATAGAAAAACTGGCACGGGCCCTGGGTATTAACAGAGTAACCACGGTGGATCCCTTAGCCTTAGAAGAGCTGAAAAAGGTAATCCAGGAAGAGGTTGCAGCCGGCGAGCCTTCGGTAATTATTGCTAAGCGGCCCTGTGCTCTGCTGAGCCGTGAGAAAGGTGCCGCCTATCAAGTAAACAAGGAAGCCTGCAATGGGTGTAAGAAATGCCAGCGTTTAGGATGCCCGTCTCTGTCCTTCTTGAAGGAGGAGAAGAAGGCTATGGTTGATCCGATTACTTGTGTGGGCTGCGGACTATGTGCACAGGTTTGTAAATTCGGGGCACTGACCCAAAGGGGGGAGAGCAATGCGTAA
- a CDS encoding indolepyruvate oxidoreductase subunit beta gives MRKSLNLLLVGVGGQGTILASKILAQVGLEAGFDVKMSEIHGMAQRGGSVVTQVRMGEKVFSPMVARGAADAVLAFERLESLRYLSYLKPEGSIIINDQAIAPVPVLIGAAEYPENILEYVKSRCPNTIVVDALREAVACGNAKAANVVLLGVLAKRLDLEKEIWLKALEAKVPARFLDVNRAAFDAGYNL, from the coding sequence ATGCGTAAATCACTGAATCTGCTGCTGGTAGGAGTAGGCGGTCAGGGTACTATTTTGGCCAGTAAGATTCTGGCCCAGGTGGGACTTGAGGCCGGCTTTGATGTAAAAATGTCTGAAATTCACGGTATGGCCCAGCGTGGTGGTAGTGTGGTTACCCAGGTTAGAATGGGTGAAAAGGTATTTTCCCCTATGGTTGCCAGGGGTGCTGCCGATGCTGTCTTAGCTTTTGAGCGTTTAGAAAGCTTGCGCTATCTCTCCTACTTAAAACCGGAAGGCTCCATTATTATAAATGACCAGGCCATTGCTCCGGTGCCTGTTTTAATCGGAGCGGCCGAGTATCCGGAAAATATTCTGGAATATGTCAAAAGCCGCTGCCCAAATACCATTGTCGTAGACGCTTTGCGGGAGGCAGTGGCCTGCGGTAATGCAAAAGCCGCCAACGTAGTCTTACTTGGTGTGCTGGCAAAACGTTTGGATTTGGAAAAAGAAATCTGGTTAAAGGCGCTGGAAGCCAAGGTACCGGCCCGCTTTTTGGATGTAAACCGGGCCGCCTTTGATGCCGGCTATAACTTATAA
- the ypeB gene encoding germination protein YpeB has translation MKRSFVLPTVLGLIAVMALGFWGFREQQMRRSLETYVNNSYQRSFYNAAEHVQNVEVLLGKSLLVPEKEYDGTVYNDIWQHANAAQENLTQLPVQQEIVGRTAKFLTQVGDYAHTLAARTGSDTEISDEKWQTLNKLYRQAGILNKELQAAQADILDGRVTIAEIVGESKRSLRGESKQLASNNFQKINQQMNEFPTLIYDGPFSDHLENQKAKGLTGKNITVSEARGKALKYTGQNQNGDRVVKVTDKTKGRISSYRVEINPRNNKNNRTIVDVSQKGGHLVWLVNTRELGERRISIDEARTKAEAYLKALGYKNMRDIYYERVDGAVTFIFVYMDKNIKIYPDQVKVTVALDKGDIIAVDASSYLMSHHKRDIGPPEITVAEARKAINHNVKIEGSRLVVIPLDAGGEKLAYEFEGVVNNENFLVYIDAKTGKQLKILKVINTPDGTLTM, from the coding sequence ATGAAGCGTTCCTTTGTGCTGCCGACAGTATTGGGACTTATAGCTGTAATGGCACTGGGTTTCTGGGGATTCAGAGAACAGCAAATGCGGCGTTCTCTGGAGACCTATGTAAACAATAGCTACCAGCGAAGTTTTTATAATGCAGCTGAGCATGTACAAAATGTAGAAGTGCTGCTGGGAAAAAGCTTACTGGTACCTGAAAAAGAATATGACGGAACAGTCTATAATGATATCTGGCAGCATGCTAATGCAGCCCAGGAAAACCTGACTCAATTGCCGGTTCAGCAAGAAATAGTGGGCCGTACGGCAAAGTTTCTTACCCAGGTCGGGGATTATGCCCATACTCTGGCGGCCCGGACCGGATCCGATACGGAGATTAGTGATGAAAAATGGCAAACTTTAAATAAATTATACCGTCAGGCCGGAATTTTGAACAAGGAATTACAGGCGGCCCAGGCGGATATACTGGATGGCCGGGTGACTATTGCCGAAATTGTGGGGGAATCCAAACGCTCACTCAGAGGTGAATCAAAGCAATTAGCCAGCAATAATTTTCAAAAAATAAATCAGCAAATGAATGAATTTCCTACTTTAATTTATGACGGCCCGTTCTCAGATCACTTGGAAAACCAAAAGGCTAAAGGTTTGACCGGAAAAAATATTACCGTTAGTGAAGCGAGAGGAAAAGCTTTAAAGTATACTGGTCAAAATCAAAACGGTGACCGTGTGGTTAAAGTTACAGATAAAACAAAAGGACGAATTTCCAGTTATAGGGTGGAGATAAATCCCAGGAATAATAAAAATAATCGAACTATTGTTGATGTGTCCCAAAAAGGCGGGCACCTGGTGTGGTTGGTAAATACCAGGGAGTTAGGTGAAAGAAGGATTAGTATAGATGAGGCCAGAACAAAAGCCGAAGCCTATCTTAAAGCCCTGGGTTACAAGAATATGAGGGATATCTATTATGAACGTGTTGATGGAGCCGTTACTTTTATCTTTGTATATATGGATAAAAATATTAAGATCTATCCCGATCAAGTTAAGGTAACGGTTGCCCTTGACAAGGGAGACATAATAGCTGTAGATGCCTCGAGTTATTTAATGTCCCATCACAAGCGTGATATCGGCCCGCCGGAAATCACCGTGGCAGAAGCCCGAAAAGCCATTAATCATAACGTTAAAATAGAGGGCAGTCGCTTGGTGGTAATACCCCTTGATGCCGGTGGCGAAAAGCTGGCGTATGAATTTGAGGGAGTAGTCAATAATGAGAATTTCCTGGTTTATATTGATGCAAAAACAGGAAAACAACTTAAAATTCTTAAAGTGATTAATACACCGGACGGAACATTAACTATGTAG
- a CDS encoding aminotransferase class I/II-fold pyridoxal phosphate-dependent enzyme encodes MNTGAPVIENQETWTDFINPTLRALPPSGIRRFFDLVTEMKDIISLGVGEPDFVTPQHIMDACIKSLELGQTGYTSNQGTLELREAIAKDLYESYGVSYNPRSEILITVGVSEGLDLAVRALTSPGDEVLVPEPTYVSYIPCTALAGAVPVPLKTSMENLFRLTADQVEAAITPRTKILLLAYPNNPTGAVMTRKDLLEIAEVVKAHNLIVISDEIYDHLTYLGEHTCVSSLPGMRERTVLLGGFSKSYAMTGWRVGYACGNPDFIGAMTKIHQYTMLCAPTQAQVCALEALRNGKPEMRRMVAEYDRRRKFVVRSLKEIGLPCFEPGGAFYAFPDITVTGMNSDEFSERLIMEEKVAVVAGTAFGEAGEGHVRISYAYSIEQLTEAFKRMHRFVQKYSR; translated from the coding sequence ATGAATACGGGTGCTCCTGTAATTGAAAATCAAGAAACATGGACGGATTTTATAAATCCGACCTTGAGGGCACTTCCACCGTCCGGAATTCGCCGCTTTTTTGATTTGGTTACAGAAATGAAAGATATTATCTCTTTAGGGGTTGGTGAGCCCGATTTTGTGACCCCGCAGCATATTATGGATGCTTGTATTAAATCCTTGGAGTTGGGACAGACGGGATATACCTCTAACCAGGGTACTCTTGAATTAAGAGAGGCCATTGCCAAAGATTTATATGAATCTTATGGTGTTAGCTATAACCCGCGCTCGGAAATATTGATTACCGTGGGTGTTAGTGAGGGGCTTGATCTGGCTGTGCGGGCTTTGACAAGTCCGGGGGATGAGGTGCTGGTGCCTGAACCGACCTATGTTTCATATATACCCTGTACCGCTCTGGCCGGGGCAGTTCCTGTACCTCTAAAGACCAGTATGGAAAATTTATTCAGGTTGACAGCGGATCAGGTTGAAGCAGCTATTACTCCACGTACAAAAATACTTTTACTGGCTTATCCGAATAACCCTACAGGGGCTGTAATGACCAGAAAAGACCTCTTGGAAATAGCCGAAGTTGTAAAAGCCCATAACCTGATTGTGATCTCGGATGAGATATATGATCATTTAACCTATCTGGGTGAACATACCTGCGTTTCATCTTTACCCGGTATGCGGGAGCGGACAGTACTGCTGGGAGGTTTTTCTAAGTCCTATGCGATGACAGGATGGCGGGTCGGCTATGCCTGCGGCAACCCCGATTTTATAGGTGCTATGACCAAGATACACCAGTACACCATGCTGTGTGCCCCTACCCAGGCTCAAGTCTGTGCTTTGGAAGCTCTTCGAAACGGAAAACCGGAAATGAGAAGGATGGTAGCAGAATATGACCGGAGGAGAAAATTTGTAGTCCGGTCCTTGAAAGAAATCGGTCTACCCTGCTTTGAGCCCGGCGGAGCTTTCTATGCTTTTCCGGATATTACAGTTACCGGGATGAATTCTGACGAGTTTTCCGAGCGGCTTATAATGGAAGAGAAAGTAGCGGTGGTTGCCGGCACAGCTTTTGGAGAAGCAGGAGAAGGTCATGTGCGGATATCCTATGCCTATTCAATTGAACAGCTGACCGAAGCATTTAAAAGAATGCACCGCTTTGTTCAAAAATATTCCAGGTAA
- a CDS encoding sodium:solute symporter family transporter — MKIALVLLFVSVMLYSGYTSMRSARTVNDFFLGGRGIGPWLSAFAYGTTYFSAVIFIGYAGSVGWGFGLSGLWIVVGNALVGSFLAWYVLGRRTREITTRLNAITMPEFLGARYQSRGMKNFAALVIFVFLVPYSASVFMGLSYLFNQTFGIPYIYVCVGMTLLTALYLVMGGYRALAMTDFIQGIVMLFGVGLLLFYLFSAPEVNGLFNGINRLASIDPKLVSPLGGSNWLPLAGIVVLTSLGSWGLPQMVQKFYAIKSESAIKPAMIVATMFAVIITFGAYFTGSMTHLFFEKLPVDPGTGKATTDLLMPQLLDGLLPEFAMAIILLLVLSASMSTLASLVLVSSSAISVDLMRSIWPRGAEKYGVFAMRLCCLIFLALSLMLALAKPAIILSLMAMSWGTVAGVFLAPYLYGLFWRKTTPAGAWAGALTGLTVSAGLTIYFEFQSAMIPLAGALAMLVPLVVVPLVSLVTRSLPAEHLDMIFGNKLPDDNKQVLLKGKEAESL, encoded by the coding sequence ATGAAGATTGCTTTAGTTTTGCTTTTTGTGTCCGTTATGTTGTACAGCGGATACACCAGCATGCGTAGTGCCCGCACAGTAAACGATTTTTTTCTCGGAGGCAGGGGTATCGGTCCCTGGCTGTCTGCTTTTGCTTACGGTACCACCTATTTTTCAGCGGTCATTTTCATTGGTTATGCGGGCAGTGTTGGATGGGGGTTCGGGCTCTCCGGACTGTGGATAGTAGTGGGTAATGCTTTGGTAGGAAGCTTTTTGGCCTGGTATGTTTTAGGCCGGCGCACCCGTGAAATTACTACCAGGCTGAATGCTATCACCATGCCCGAGTTTTTGGGAGCCCGGTATCAGAGCCGGGGTATGAAAAACTTTGCCGCCCTGGTTATTTTTGTTTTTCTGGTACCTTACAGTGCCTCGGTTTTTATGGGATTAAGTTATTTATTTAACCAGACCTTTGGTATTCCATATATTTATGTATGTGTCGGTATGACTCTTTTAACCGCTCTGTATCTGGTTATGGGAGGTTACCGGGCCTTAGCGATGACAGATTTTATTCAAGGGATTGTTATGCTTTTTGGTGTGGGACTGCTTTTGTTCTACCTGTTTTCGGCACCGGAAGTAAACGGGCTGTTTAACGGGATCAACCGCTTGGCAAGTATAGATCCGAAATTGGTTAGCCCTCTGGGTGGCTCAAATTGGCTGCCACTGGCCGGTATAGTCGTTTTGACCAGCCTTGGCTCCTGGGGCCTGCCGCAGATGGTGCAAAAATTCTATGCTATTAAGAGTGAGTCTGCTATCAAGCCTGCTATGATTGTAGCAACCATGTTTGCCGTAATAATTACTTTTGGAGCATATTTTACCGGATCGATGACCCATTTATTCTTTGAAAAATTGCCTGTTGATCCGGGCACAGGAAAGGCTACCACGGATTTATTAATGCCCCAGCTGTTAGACGGGCTGCTGCCGGAATTTGCTATGGCAATAATCCTGCTTTTGGTACTGTCTGCTTCCATGTCTACCCTGGCATCCCTGGTTTTAGTTTCCAGTTCCGCTATATCGGTAGATTTGATGCGCAGTATCTGGCCCCGGGGGGCTGAAAAATACGGTGTTTTTGCTATGCGGCTATGCTGTTTAATTTTCTTGGCTTTGTCCTTAATGTTGGCTCTGGCCAAACCGGCCATTATTTTAAGCCTTATGGCTATGTCCTGGGGAACGGTGGCCGGAGTATTCTTAGCACCCTATTTATACGGGTTGTTCTGGCGTAAAACTACCCCGGCCGGGGCCTGGGCCGGTGCGCTTACCGGGCTTACCGTGTCAGCCGGCCTGACGATATATTTTGAATTTCAAAGTGCTATGATTCCCTTAGCGGGAGCACTGGCTATGTTAGTACCACTTGTTGTGGTGCCGCTGGTGAGTTTGGTTACCCGCTCCTTACCGGCTGAACATCTGGATATGATTTTTGGCAATAAATTGCCTGATGACAATAAACAAGTGTTGCTTAAAGGTAAGGAAGCAGAAAGCTTATGA
- the dsrA gene encoding dissimilatory-type sulfite reductase subunit alpha encodes MTFEPKEPKKEIKYDQVRIYTDAELNNYTEEELKNFKIKYDIPDVEELEKGPWPSFVADAKQAALHRRKLADDRMLIDRDVIEDMLGQLQVSFNDGETHWKHGGIVGVFGYGGGVIGRYSDLPEKFPSIAHFHTIRLNQPASKCYNTDFLRTLCDLWEYRGSGLLNLHGSTGDIILLGTTTEQLEPIFFEATHVLDQDIGGSGSNLRTPSCCIGKARCEWACIDTQEMCYEMTNYYQDELHRPAFPYKFKFKFDGCPMGCVASIARSDMSFIGTWRDDIRIDQEAVKAYIAGDLTPNAGAHGGKEWGKFDIQKEVIERCPTGCMEMVDGELKIDNANCTRCMHCIAVMPRALRPGTDTGVSILLGAKAPILDGAQMATLAVPFMKAEPPYDNIKELIEKIWELWMEEGRNRERLGELIQRMTLPKFMETIGLPPMPQMVKAPRSNPYILWKEEDVPGGWKRSIEDYRARHKR; translated from the coding sequence GTGACTTTTGAACCCAAAGAGCCAAAGAAAGAGATAAAGTATGATCAGGTGCGAATCTATACTGATGCAGAACTTAATAACTACACTGAAGAAGAGCTCAAGAATTTCAAAATCAAATATGATATTCCTGACGTAGAAGAACTGGAAAAAGGACCGTGGCCCAGCTTCGTGGCCGATGCTAAACAAGCTGCCCTGCACAGAAGAAAGCTTGCTGATGACCGGATGCTCATTGACAGAGACGTAATCGAAGATATGCTGGGCCAGCTTCAAGTATCCTTTAATGATGGTGAAACTCACTGGAAGCACGGCGGTATCGTTGGTGTGTTTGGTTATGGCGGTGGCGTTATCGGAAGATATTCCGACCTGCCGGAGAAGTTCCCATCCATTGCCCATTTCCATACCATACGTCTTAACCAGCCTGCCAGTAAGTGTTACAACACCGATTTCTTGCGGACTCTCTGTGACTTGTGGGAGTATCGTGGTAGCGGTTTATTAAACCTGCACGGTTCCACCGGTGACATTATTCTCTTAGGTACCACCACCGAGCAGTTGGAGCCAATCTTCTTTGAAGCTACTCACGTGCTTGACCAGGACATCGGAGGATCAGGTTCTAACTTGCGTACACCTTCCTGCTGCATCGGTAAGGCTCGCTGTGAGTGGGCATGTATTGATACTCAGGAAATGTGCTACGAAATGACCAATTACTATCAGGATGAGCTGCACCGTCCTGCTTTCCCCTATAAATTTAAGTTTAAGTTTGACGGTTGCCCCATGGGCTGCGTTGCTTCCATCGCCCGTTCCGATATGTCCTTTATCGGTACCTGGAGAGATGATATTCGTATCGATCAGGAAGCTGTTAAAGCCTATATTGCAGGTGATTTGACACCGAACGCAGGTGCCCACGGCGGAAAAGAATGGGGTAAATTTGATATCCAGAAAGAAGTTATTGAGCGTTGCCCGACCGGCTGTATGGAAATGGTAGACGGCGAACTCAAGATTGACAATGCAAACTGTACCCGCTGCATGCACTGTATCGCTGTTATGCCGAGAGCTTTAAGACCCGGTACCGATACAGGTGTTAGCATTCTGTTAGGAGCTAAGGCACCTATTCTTGACGGTGCTCAGATGGCTACACTGGCTGTTCCGTTTATGAAAGCTGAACCACCTTATGATAACATTAAAGAATTAATTGAGAAGATTTGGGAGCTGTGGATGGAAGAAGGCCGGAACCGCGAGCGTCTGGGAGAACTTATCCAGCGCATGACTCTGCCCAAATTTATGGAAACCATCGGACTTCCACCTATGCCGCAAATGGTTAAGGCACCTCGCTCCAACCCGTACATCTTGTGGAAAGAAGAAGACGTACCCGGTGGCTGGAAGCGTAGTATTGAAGATTATCGGGCTAGACACAAGAGATAA
- the sleB gene encoding spore cortex-lytic enzyme, with protein sequence MSKSCYVFGKIIFISIAFFALTVLQLSTLPLSKALAEDKPVLYWGSSGYHVQQVQERLAGWGYYKGPIDAVYGAKTSSAVKTFQLYNGLPRDGVVGTATWQALGFNVAKSPKKSSPAAQTRQATPAAARGLSNDGSIHLLAKVIEGEAADEPLEGKVAVGAVILNRMESSAFPKTLSGIIYQPLAFESVSNGQYNRPVSEESIKAASLAMSGWDPTHGSLFFWNPAKRVSAWIWSRPIVTRIGNHVFAH encoded by the coding sequence ATGTCTAAAAGTTGTTATGTATTTGGGAAAATTATCTTTATCTCAATTGCATTTTTTGCTTTAACCGTCCTTCAGTTATCCACTTTACCCCTGTCGAAGGCGCTGGCGGAAGATAAACCTGTTCTGTATTGGGGTAGCAGTGGATACCATGTGCAGCAAGTACAAGAGCGTTTAGCAGGCTGGGGTTATTATAAGGGCCCTATAGATGCAGTGTATGGAGCTAAAACCTCTTCTGCGGTCAAAACTTTTCAATTATATAACGGTCTGCCCAGGGACGGGGTAGTCGGTACTGCAACCTGGCAAGCCCTTGGGTTTAATGTTGCAAAGAGCCCCAAAAAGTCAAGCCCGGCAGCACAAACCAGGCAGGCCACCCCGGCTGCTGCAAGGGGTTTGTCTAATGACGGCAGTATTCACCTGCTGGCAAAGGTAATTGAAGGGGAGGCCGCAGATGAACCTTTGGAAGGTAAAGTTGCGGTAGGTGCAGTTATACTTAACCGGATGGAAAGTTCCGCTTTTCCGAAAACATTAAGTGGTATAATTTATCAACCTCTGGCCTTTGAATCAGTATCGAACGGACAGTACAACAGGCCCGTTAGTGAAGAATCAATTAAAGCTGCGAGTTTGGCTATGAGCGGTTGGGACCCGACGCACGGTTCACTGTTTTTCTGGAATCCGGCTAAAAGGGTGAGTGCCTGGATTTGGTCAAGACCGATTGTAACCAGAATTGGTAATCACGTTTTTGCACATTAA
- a CDS encoding dissimilatory sulfite reductase D family protein encodes MMEDIKKAILDFAEGSKKTKFYFKDMEKAVQKVFPDAKSRQIKKAATELVNEEKLIFFSTGSSTMYGLKGRGMTEDPE; translated from the coding sequence ATGATGGAAGATATCAAAAAAGCTATACTGGATTTTGCCGAAGGCAGCAAAAAGACCAAATTTTACTTCAAAGACATGGAAAAAGCGGTTCAAAAAGTATTTCCGGATGCTAAGTCAAGACAAATCAAGAAGGCCGCTACTGAACTTGTTAATGAAGAAAAATTGATCTTCTTCTCAACCGGCAGCAGCACAATGTACGGCTTAAAAGGTCGTGGCATGACTGAAGATCCCGAATAA